The sequence GCTAAGCGGGCGTCCAATCTAGCCACGTCATCTTTGAGTTCATCAACGGCAGTAGACCACAGGTCGAAGTCGGCCTTCGCCACCATGGGCGCATTGGCCTCATGGGCATAGTCTTGTACTTGACCGACAAAACGTGATTTTCCCTGTAGCAGTTGCTGCTTGAGGCCATCTACGCGGCTCATGATGCTGCCGGCCAAGCCATCGCCCACCACGCGGGCTAAATCTTGCCCAGGGTAATAACGCACTTCACCTAAAATCGGCAACAGCGCCATGCCCAAACCATGATCGCCCGTGATCACCACATCGCCCACGCTCGGGCTTTGCTGCTGGGCCACTTTGATTAAGGCACTGTCTAAAAACTGGACCGTCACTTCTGGCTCAGTCGTGGCCGCATCCACAAAGCCATCGTGGGCAATCACAAGCGTGGCGCCCAAAAGCGGCGTATTGAGGGCAAAAACACGGCCGTGATGCACGCTCATGGCCTGCTTGAGTTCTGGATTTTGCTGTAATAAATGATTCAATAAGGCAGAGAACATACGCTTACCTCAGATTAGTCAGGGCTCAATTGTACCATTAAGACCCTACGCCCTACTTCTTTAAATCAAATCATCCATGACTACCCCATAATCTTTTAAGTAGGCCCCGCCATCAATGATTTTACCTTCGCTGCATGCACCCGCCTCAAAAGCCAAAACCCCCAAGCCACGTCGATCCGCTTCGCGCTGATAAAACGCCTGTTTGCTGGGATGTTGCGGATGGCACACATTGTAAAGCTGCCGCGCCGACAGTGGCTTGGCCAGCACCTGCATGATGGCCGCCACCGCATCGCTCTGGCTCACCACATTCACCGGCTGCTGCGCGCCCTTAATCTGTTGCTTGGTGGCCAATGCCGTCACCGGGTGGCGGCTGGGGCCAAAGAGGCCACCAAAACGCAG comes from Neisseriaceae bacterium CLB008 and encodes:
- a CDS encoding SCP2 domain-containing protein produces the protein MFSALLNHLLQQNPELKQAMSVHHGRVFALNTPLLGATLVIAHDGFVDAATTEPEVTVQFLDSALIKVAQQQSPSVGDVVITGDHGLGMALLPILGEVRYYPGQDLARVVGDGLAGSIMSRVDGLKQQLLQGKSRFVGQVQDYAHEANAPMVAKADFDLWSTAVDELKDDVARLDARLAKLTATASPTK